TTAAATATACTATTAAATTATTATAATTTTGAGAAAAATTACTTTTTTGAATTTTCCTATCATAAAATTTTGATAAAAAAACAGTATTTTTTTATATTAATATTGTGAAAAACTATGATAATATGAGGATAATGGATAAGAAAATATTTAATATACGAGGAGCGTGTAGAAATGAAAAAAGTTATATCCCTTATAGTTACGCTTGCTATGGTGTTAACTATCGTAAGTACGGTAGGAATTTTCAGTGTTAGTGCTGTGGCAGACAGAACTTTCTTTAAAATTGATACGATTAATGGAAAATTTGAAAAAGGTAAATACACAAACATGACCGTAGAAAATCATAAAGGTTTTGAAATATACGGTAATGCTGGTGACACAATTGTAAAAACAACACCAGATGTGGGAGATGACGAGGGTATTGGAACAGGTAAGGCATTGCAATTTAATACATCATATGACGGTGTGTCACCTGCTATTTCAGGCGCAATGAGGCTAACAATTCCAAAAATGGATCCCGGTATTATTTCTAATTATAATCTTTGTTATGGCAATTATCTTAATGCAAACGGATATAGTTCTTATGGCTCTATTGACGCTATGTCTGGAAAAACGGTATTTCAATTAACTAAGGAAGATGCGACAAATGCTTACGGAAGAGTTGAGTTTGAAATTGTTTTTACCGAGGATAATATGGCAGTTCTTTTTACCTCGGGTAAAAGTACAAACGCAGTTGCGTTCGGTGTTGGTACAGCTGATGTGCCTACAAGCACTGCTGTAAAACGCTATAAAAAGGTTAGTAAAAATGAAGTTATAAATGCTGTAATTGAGTATAGAAAAATTGATAATTCCTATGGCAATAATGTGAAACTTATTGTAGATAATGAATTAATTGATGGTGTTTATTTTGATAATAATAACCAAGCTCTTTATTATGATAACTGTCGCTTAAGAATTTTAAACGAAGGTTCGAAATCGGCTGATGCATATATGACAAAATTGCAGGTTATTGGTACAGATAACGAAATTAGTCTTGACGGAATTATTAGCATAGGCGATATTGCTGATGCTACATTTGATAACGAGGGCAAAACTATATCTGTTCCCTATGGTACTACAGGTGCAGAGCTTACAACTGCAGTAAGTGTAGCCGGTGGAACTTCAAAAGAAGTTTTAAACTCTGGGGTGTTAAGCACAGGTGATAAATTTACTTTAAAACCTGAAGGTAAAAGTCCAGTTGAATATACAATTATTGTAAATGAGATTGATGACAAACAAATAAGCAGAATAGATTGTGGAACAGGAAGAATGTATAATAAAGCTACAGGTGCAAATGGCAATGTTCCTACTTGGGCGCTTAACTCAACAGATTCTACTAATGGTAATGTTCTGCAATCAGTTGGTTTTGAATGGGATTCAAATGATAGCATTGATCAAATGAAAAATCAGCTTAAACTAACACTTCCAAATACAGAAGGCAAGACGGCAGGTGATTTTAACTTTAGTTGGGATGCAGGTACGCTAAAACAATTAGCAGGTAAAAACTCATATCTACCTGAAGTTGACGCCTTGCAGTATGAATATGGTATACTTGAATATCTTGTTAATTTTGGCGCAGGAGAAATGGCAACAATTTTAAAAACATCTAATGGCTCCGGAAAATATTTTGCTTTTGGAATAGGTACTGATAAAGATGCGCGAAATGGATTGAATTATGTAGAGGTTAAACCCGGTACTACTCACAAAGTTGTAATTCAGTATCCAAGAGAAAATACAAGTAACAAATATATTAAAATGTGGGTCGACGATGAACTTAAATATGCAATTAAAAATACAAATACAGCGCTTAATATTGCAGAAATGAATTTTGCATTTTTTAATGGAAACAACGAAAAAGAAGCAGTTTATATTGATGAATGGAAGGTTACTGCGTCAAATGTTGAATACGCACCTACAACACCAATAGGCGGTGTTTATGCATTTGTAATTGACGATAGCAATGCAAAGCTTGTAGCTTCAAATGCAGCTGATACCGCAGTTAATTATTGTATGATTGTTGCACAGTATGAAAGCGATTTATTAACTGATTGCGAAATTGTTAATATTGCTGTTCCTGCAAAAGCAGATAAGGTTGTGTTTAGAGGTAAAAAGAATTTAACCGGCAAATTAAGAGCATTTTTAGTTAGAGATATGACATCTATTATACCAATTAGACCGTGTGCAGAATAATATTAATTATTTAATATCTAAAAAAAGACGGCAACTCATATTGAGTTGCCGTTTAAAATGAGATAAAACTCAATATATATTATAGATAAAGGAGAATAAGTAAAATGTCAAAAATTATTTTTATGCCACACGCAAATATTCAATATTCGCAGTTAGCACCTGAAAGAAGATATTGGGTAATGAAAAACTGCTACGAAAAATTGTTTGATTTAGTAGCAGGCGGAGATTACAAAATTGCTTTTGAGGCAAGCGGAATTACAATCGAAGAAATGGCAAAACAGGCACCTGAGGTTTTAGAAAAATTAAAAAATCTTGTTGCAGAAGGTAAGGTTGAACCGGTATCAAGCCCATACATACACTTTATGCTTGCAAATATTCAAAAGGAGGTTTGCTTACATTCGTTAAAACATTCACTTGATGTTTGGGAAAAATATGTAGGTAAACGCCCTGTAATAGGTTGGAATCCGGAATGTGGATGGGCAAGCTATATTCCTGATATATATAAAGAAGCAGGTATGGAAGCACTTGTTATGGATGCCGACTCATTAATGCTTTCATTTGACGAAATAAGACAAGCAACAGGCTTACAGTTTGATGTTGCAGGACATTCTAACAAAAATCATCTTTTCAAAATCGAAGAATATATTAAAGATAAGCCTGATTTCTTGAAATTTATTACAAATCCGTCAGTTGCTCCTAACGGTTTAAAAATGATTTTTAGAAGCGACTGTATGGCAAACCTTTTATTGTGGTATTTAATGGGTGCAACAGAAGGCTTAAGAGAAGAGCCTATCAATATGAACGAAATCAAAAATATGTTTAAAAACTGGCAGGATAGAATTAATGAAACAGGTTCGTTCATTATGCCGTATGCAGAAGATGCTGAATATATTGGTTCAAGTGCATACTTCTATGTTAAACAGTTTAATCAGGCAAGATTTTTTGAAGAAGAGCCAAACAGTGTAGCAAGATTTAAAGAAATTTTAGATGCCGCAAAAGAATCAGGCTATGAATTTGCACTTCCAAGTGAAGTTTTGGCAGAAGGCAACCTTTTAGAAAATCCATATGTTGACAACATCGAAAACGGTGTTGCATGGCACGGCGGTACTGCAAAGGCATGGGCAAACACAGAATATTCAAGAATTATGGACCCTGTATGTATGTCTATTTTAAACGGCATTAAAGCAGTTGCAGAAAAACTTGGTGAAACCTTAGATACACTTGATATGGATTTAAACAATGCTATGATGGCATTAGCATCTGCTTGGGTATCAGACTCAAGATGGCCTCCTGACCCAACATCACCGGGCAGATTTAATGTAAGAGAAAGCCTTGATGATATGTATAAAGCAAACAATGCAATCAAAACAGCTATGGAAAAAGGCGGTATTGCAGAAAAACGCGGACTTTACTCACCAAACCTAATGGAAACACAAATTAAAGCTATCGACAAAAAGCTAATGGATATTAAATATTTTGGTGAAGAATAAAATTTGAAGAGGGGGGCGGACATATTCTTGGACTCTGGAAGGAGTAAAATACATATGTACACAAAATTCGGGGTTGACTCTTTTATCCTGCCATATGTTTTCAAAAATTATAACTCCAAT
The window above is part of the Qingrenia yutianensis genome. Proteins encoded here:
- a CDS encoding glycoside hydrolase family 38 N-terminal domain-containing protein, which translates into the protein MSKIIFMPHANIQYSQLAPERRYWVMKNCYEKLFDLVAGGDYKIAFEASGITIEEMAKQAPEVLEKLKNLVAEGKVEPVSSPYIHFMLANIQKEVCLHSLKHSLDVWEKYVGKRPVIGWNPECGWASYIPDIYKEAGMEALVMDADSLMLSFDEIRQATGLQFDVAGHSNKNHLFKIEEYIKDKPDFLKFITNPSVAPNGLKMIFRSDCMANLLLWYLMGATEGLREEPINMNEIKNMFKNWQDRINETGSFIMPYAEDAEYIGSSAYFYVKQFNQARFFEEEPNSVARFKEILDAAKESGYEFALPSEVLAEGNLLENPYVDNIENGVAWHGGTAKAWANTEYSRIMDPVCMSILNGIKAVAEKLGETLDTLDMDLNNAMMALASAWVSDSRWPPDPTSPGRFNVRESLDDMYKANNAIKTAMEKGGIAEKRGLYSPNLMETQIKAIDKKLMDIKYFGEE